The sequence below is a genomic window from Candidatus Sungiibacteriota bacterium.
TTTTCTCGCCCCGCTAATAGTGCCTTTTATAGCACCGGGTTTTTCTCCAGAAAAGCGTGTTCTCACGGTAACTTTGACTCGTCTCCTGCTTCTTTCGCCGGTCATTTTTGGAATTTCCAACGTTGTATCTTCCGTCGTGCAGTCTTTTCAGCGTTTCTGGGCATATGCTATTGCACCGGTTCTTTATAATCTCGGAATTATTTTGGGAATTGTTGTTTTTGTGCCGGTGTTTGGCGTAGCGGGGTTAGCTTTTGGTGTTTTGGCGGGTGCGATTCTGCATCTGGGCACTCAACTTTTGGCAGTGAGAAGTCTTGGTTTTTCTCCGCGTCTCGGCTGGCAAGGGATAACCGAAGGAGTAAAAAAGGTACTGAAGCTTTCTTTTCCTCGGGTTCTTTCCGTTTCTCTTTCCCAGCTGACACTGCTTATACTTATTGCCATCGGCTCCACGCTGGTGGAAGGAAGCATTTCCATTTTCCAGCTGGCGCAGAATTTATACTTCGTGCCTATTGGGATTTTTGGAATAAGCTACTCCGTGGCTATTTTCCCGAGACTGTCCCGTGTTTATATTGGACGAGACGCTCGGGGGTTTTTCTATGAGTTATTTCTGGGTATTCGTTCCATTATTTTTTGGATGGCGCCGGCCACGGTTCTTTTTATCGTTTTGCGCGCCCATATTGTAAGGGTGGCGTTGGGCGCCGGAGCATTTTCCTGGGAAGATACAAGGTTAACGGCTGCGGTTCTGGCGGTGTTTTCTCTTTCTCTGTTTGCAGGCGGACTGGTTTCCCTGTTAATCAAGGGTTTCTATGCCCTAGAAAATACCTGGAGGCCTTTGATTATAAATATTTTTGCTTCGGTTTTCTCCGTCGCCCTAGCCCTTATTTTTTCTGCGGTTCTTGGAGAGGCGTCCGGTTTTACTCAAGGATTAGCAAATCTGCTTCGCATCCCCGACGTTTTGGACAAAAGGGTGGTTGGTCTTGCGCTTGGGTTTTCGCTCGGGTCGGCTGTCAATATCTGGCTTCTTTATGGGGCGTTGAAACGTCTTGCCCGGAAGAGTTTTGGTCACGACCAACCCCTTCCGTTAGGAGAATTTTTGAAAATTATATTGGCGGCATTGGTTTCCGGCCTAGCGGCTTACGGAGTGCGGTTAAGTTTTTCCGAAACTCTTCCTCTTATTACATTTGTCAGGGTTCTTGTTCAGGGAGCAACAGCCGGCGTGGTTGGTCTTGCGACATATTTTGGAATTTTACTGTTACTGAAAGAAGAAACAGTATTTTCGCTCGTAGGCACACTTAAGCGTCGTCTCTTTCGTGTTGGTGTTCTCCCGGCCCATTGGGACGGCGAGCTGCACGGTCCGCACCCGCATCAACACTAAAATTAAACCGATGGCACATGCAGAACATACGTAATTTTTGTATATTGGCGCACATTGACCCCGTTAGAGATCCGATGCCCAAGGCATCGGCAGTCCCGACGTCGCGTCGGGACTTATCTCTAACGGGGTTGACCACGGCAAGTGGATAACAATATCAGAAATTTTGTTATTATTGCTCACATAGACCACGGCAAAAGTACCCTTGCTGATCGTTTTTTGGAACTTACCGGGACAGTGGAGAAACGCAGGATGCGAGAGCAGTTTTTGGATACGATGGCCCTTGAGCGGGAACGGGGCATCACTATAAAAATGGCGCCGGTGCGGATGGGGTGGCAGGGCTACACATTTAATCTTATTGATACTCCCGGCCACGTGGACTTTACCTACGAAGTTTCCCGCGCCTTGGCCGCAGTGGAGGGCGCGATTTTGCTGGTGGATGCAACGCAGGGCATTCAGGCCCAAACCCTTGCCAATTTTCAGCTTGCGCAAAAAGAGGGGCTTGTTGTGATTCCCGCCATAAATAAAATTGATCTTCCTTCAGCAGAGATTGTGAGGACCGAAGCAGAGTTTGTTTCTTTGCTTGGTGCGTTGCCGGAAGACATTTATAAAATTTCTGCCAAAACCGGTGAGGGCGTTGAGGAACTTTTGAGGGCGGTAATAAAAAAGGTGCCGCCGCCGCAAAATAAAAACGAGGAGATGCTGCGCGCGCTTATTTTTGATTCTCACTTTGATCCTTATCAGGGTGTGATTGCTTACGTGCGGATTAGGGAAGGATTCGTCAAAAAAGGAGAACGTATTTTTTTTCTGGCAACAAATTCAACGGCAGAAATTTTGGAGACAGGTGTTTTTATGCCCGAGAGGGTCCCTAAAAATATGTTGTCCGCCGGAGAAATTGGTTTCCTAGCCACCGGAGTCAAAGAGACGGAACGGGTTAGGGTAGGAGATACGATTGCCAAAAATAAATCTGCGGACTCCTTAACCGGATATCGTGAGCCCCAAGCAGTAGTTTTTGCCTCAATTTTTCCAGAAAACCAGGACGATTATGAACCATTGCGCGAATCGTTAAAAAAATTAAAACTAAACGACGCTGCTTTGACTTTTGAGCCGGAGGAGTCAGGGGCGCTGGGACGCGGAATGCGTTCTGGGTTTTTGGGCGTACTTCATATGGAAATTGTGGCGGAGCGGTTAAGGCGAGAATACGGACTTAAGGTAGTATTTACCAATCCATCCGTTGCCTTTCGTGTTAAAACAAAAAGCAGTGAAGACTTTATTTATTCGGCGGCAAAAATGCCGCAGCCTCATGAGATTGAGTGGGTTAAAGAGCCGTGGGTTAGGGTTGAGGTGATAACACCAAAGGAATACCTTGGAACTTTTGGTTCTTTGGTAAGCGAAAAAAGCGGAAAAATTTCTGACACGTCAAATCTGGCCGGAGAACGGCTGCTGTTTAAGTTTGAGGCGCCGCTTCGTGAAATCATTGTTGATTTTTATGATAAATTAAAAAGCGTATCGCAGGGGTTCGCCTCTATGTCTTACGAGATTATTGATTATCGGCCGGCGGATTTGGTGAGAATGGAGATTTTAGTTGCCGGTCAAAATCAGCCGGCGCTTGCCGAGATTGTTCCGCGGGGAAAAGTGTATTTTACAGCACGTGAGCGTGTGCAAAAATTAAAAGAGCTTCTGCCGCGCGAACTTTTTGCCGTGGCGATTCAAGCCGAAGTTGAAGGACGGATTATTGCTCGTGAGACCGTGCCCGCGTTAAAAAAAGACGTTACTGGCTATCTTTACGGAGGCGATCGTACTAGAAAAATGAAACTTTGGAAGAAGCAACAGAAAGGGAAAAAGAAATTAAAATCTAGGGGGCGGGTAGAGATTCCACCGGAGATATTTTTGAAGTTATTAAAAAAATGAGAACCCCCAAGGGGTTCTCTAATAAGAGGTCTTTATCTTAGCGACGCAGCTTTCCGGCTTCTACCACGCGGCTTACGGCGTGAATATAGGCCGCAGTTCTCATGTTTACTTTATATTGTTCGTGTTTGGCAACTACTTGTTTGAAGGCTCGTACCATCTGTTCTTCCAGCTTTTTGAGTACTGTCCCCTCGTCCCAATAATCCTGCTCTCGGCCTTGTATCCATTCGTAGTAAGAAACTGTTACCCCGCCGGCATTGGCCAGAATATCCGGTATCACGAAAACACCGTTGGCATGAAGTATTTCGTCAGCGTCAGGAGTAGTGGGGCCGTTGGCTGCCTCGGCAATGATTTTGGCCCGGATCAAAGGCGCATTTTGGGCGGTTATAACATTTTCCAAGGCCGCTGGGACAAGAATAGCAACCGGTAGCTGCAGAAGTTCTCCGTTGGAAATTCTGTCTGCCTCCTTGTAGTTTATTACTGACCCTGTTTCTGCCTTTACTTTTTCTACATCAGATATGTTTAAACCCCGAGGATTGTAAATGCCGCCTTGAGAGTCGGATACGGCTTCTACTCTAAAGAGAGCCCTCTGAAAGAGTTTAGCCGTGATAGATCCGGCATTGCCAAATCCCTGTACAGCTACAGTAAGAGAAGAAATTGGGCGCTTTTCCCCGCAATACTTTAATGCTTCTTGTGCCGTAATGAAGGTGCCGCGGGCCGTAGCCTCATTGCGTCCCAGAGAACCCCCTAGTACTACCGGTTTTCCAGTAACAACCGCCGGGATTGTGAATCCCTTAAGGCGACTATACTCATCCATGATCCAAGCCATAACCTGCGGATTGGTATTAACGTCAGGCGCCGGGATGTCGCTATCCGGACCAATCAAGGGAGCGATTTTTTCAGTATATTTTCTGGTAAGTACCTGTAGTACGTCTCGCGACATATTTTTGGGAAAGTAATTTCTTAGGAAGGCAACGCGCTCCGGGGTCAAGTCCTCGAAATGAGGAGCGATCCCCCCCTTGCCGCCGCCGTAAGGAAGACCCATTACTGCGCATTTCCACGTCATCCACATGGAAAGCGCAATCACCTCATCTTCGGTGACATCGGGATGATAGCGGATGCCGCCCTTGGCCGGCCCAAGCCAGGTGTTGTGCTGGGAGCGAAAATAAAGAAAGCTGGCCTCTGACCCGTCATTAATGTCAATTACAATCCGCCCCTTGAGGATACGCTCCGGATAGCTTAGTTTAAGGTAAATTTTTTGAGGTATATCAATGTAGGGGCGTACTCGTTCAAGTTGTTTAAGAGCAATAAGCCGCGGATTAATGATGGTTTCCACGGAACCTCCTTATTTGGGCAACGCCCAAAGGGAAGTTAGGCTTCCCGAAGAGAACATAGCTCCGTTTAAAAAAGAAGTCAACCAGATGTGTCTTGTATTATGCAGCCATTGTCAAAAACAAACCCTCTACTACCTTCACGTTAAGGAAGAGTTTGGTGTATGGTATACTATATTTGTTTACACGTCAGTAGCCACCTATAAAAAGCGGAATAAGCAGATAAGCAACCATGGATATGACCCCAAGTAAGGTTATACCAATCCATATGATTCTAAGCTTTTTTGTGTTTCTCATCATCTTTATAAAGATACCATATAATGCCTAACATATCTAACAAGTTAAAAGGTTCTCTGCCTTTTCATCTTTTACTTTTTGTAATCGCAGGGATTATTGTTTACGGGGTCCTTAAAACGTTGGCGCACACCTTGAGTTTGCGGCAGGAAGCGAGCAATAGTCGGGCAAAAATTGAAGAACTTTTACAAAAAAAGGCAGAACTTGAAGCGTATCTGGCAGAGCTTGAAACGCCGCAAGCTTTGGAGCGGGAGGCCAAGGAACGTCTAAACCTGAAAAGACGGGGAGAAGAAGTTGTGGTGGTGGTACCCGAAAAAAAGGACGAAGATAAATCAGGGGGAAAAATGTTTTTGGAGAAAATTAAGCATCTTTTAGAGTACATATTTAAATGAAAGTAATACTTTTGGTTATCGGTATGGTCGTCGGTTTATTCCTGGTTAGTGTTATGACCGGTTTTTATCCGGTGGCCTTGGTTGACGGCGCACCGATTTTTTACAGGACGTGGAAGAAAACCGAGGAGGCGGCAAAACATTTTGCCAATACCCAGCTTGTTTCTAGGGGGTCAAAACCAATAGATTTCTCTGCGCCCCAAAACTCGGAACTCCTGCTGGCTGGCCGCAAAGACACCCTGACCTCTTTGATTGAGGATACGATTTTGCATCAAGGGGGTAAAAAGCTGCATAAAGGTTTTGAGCGTTTGGTTGCGGCAAAAGTCAGCACGGCCCTAAAAGATAACGAGGATATAGAGCAGGCGGCCAAACTGGTTTATAATCTTGATCTTGACGACTTTAAAGAGCTGGTTTTACTTCCGCAGGCGCAAGGCGAGGTTGTGGCAGAAATTTTAGAAAAGCAAAATCAGGATTTTGAGGGGTGGCTGCGCGAAGCCAAGAAGCAGAAGAGGGTTTTTTTGATGTTTGTTCCATTCAGTTGGGACGGCGAGCGGATCCAGTGAATTTTTGAATTTCTCCGGAACCAGACCATTTGTCTACGTGCATATTTAAGGGTGTAACGGACAAGATAATATAACAATTCGGAACGTGGGAGTTTTTGTTCCAGTGCAGAAAGTGCTCCGCGATATTCAAATCCCAGTTCTTGTATACGTTTTTTACTCATCCCTTGGCGGAGGAGTTTTTTTGTTTCTTTTATGAGACCCTTTTGTATCATTGTCGCCGCACGCGCCTCAATTTTTCTTCTAAGGACGGTTTTTGACGGACGAAGTCCGAGCCAAAAAACATTATAGGGGGAGTGTTTGACTAATCTGGGCACCTCACCCATTATTTTGGCAACCTCAATGGCACGAATCAGGCGGCGCGGATTTTTTTGCTCAATGGTTTTGGCCCGCCGGGGGTCAAGTTTTTGTAAAATTTTAAGAAGTTCCGCGGGGCGTTTCTTTACCAGTTTTTTTCTAAGTCTTGAGTTAGGCGGCACTGTCGGCAAGTTGATGTTATAAATAAGCGCATCAATCCAAAATCCCGTGCCACCCACGATAATAGGTATTTTCCCCCGGCTCGTGATGCCACGTACTACCTGCCCTGCAAGTCGTCTGAAGCCAACGACAGTTAGTTGTTGCTTGGGTTCCGCGACGTTAAGCAGGTGGTGCGGCACGCCGCGCATTTCTTTTTTGGAAATTTTTCCGGTTCCGATGTCCAAACCTCTATAAATCTGTCGTGAGTCAGCAGAAATTATTTCGCCATTAAATTTTTTAGCTAGCCTGACCGCTAACTCAGATTTTCCAGAAGCAGTGGGGCCCACAATAACAATGAGTTTCTGACGGCTTGACATGAGTTGATTATATTTATATACTTATTTTGGTTTACTTTTACTTTGGGGAGGCCCCTTATGTTGTTTGTGGTGAGAAATATTAATCCAGAGGAAGTAGAAAAGAAGCTACGCGCGGCTGGCTACGGCGTACTTTTCGGACATAAATTTGAGTTCAGTATGGACGCAAAAACTGGTGTTTCTGAAGCCCGCCTGTCATATTTGACTTATATGGCAAAGGCGATGTAGAAATTCATCTTGGGGTGCCCGGTGGGTTTTGTTTGACAGTCTGTGGGAAGACCCACGGAGAGATTGATAGTGCTCTTATTGATCTTGGGTTAAGACCCCAACCCACAATTTTCCAGCTTATGATTAATCCGGTTGACGCTATCTAACGAAAAAAACACGATCGCTCTTAACAAAGAGCGGTTTTTTTACTCCGTCACTTCCACCCAACCACTTTGGGATGCATTGCGATGATTGTGGTATCCCCAAGTTCCAGCTCTTTCAAAAACAAAAGAAAAGCTTTCTCCGGGACTAAACTCCTGAAAAGAATTGAACTCCGGATAAAGATTGTGGATAGGATGCGGACCTGAAGCTATCCAAGCTGGACGACTGCTTTTGTTAGCCCAAGTCACTTTGTCGCCTTTTTTGATTTTTATAGAGGCGGGTTCAAAGTCTGCGTCTCCGATCGTTACGGTAACTTCATTGTTTTCGGATTTAGTCTTTTCTTTAGGCTTTTCGCACTCCCCGCGATATTTTACATCTTTACCGGCGGCTAAAGCGTGGCAGGAATTGGAATAAGTTTTACCATCCGCGCCGCAGACGGGGCTGTATTCCTGCGTGCACAAAATTGGCTCCTTTTTTCCTTTATCAACCTTCGGGGATTCATCTTTGTCAATGTTTTCAATTTCTTTTTTAAGTCGTTTGAATTCTTCTTCCAGCGACTCCACTTTTCTCTCCGCTGATTCCAGCAGAGATTTTGCGGCGCGGGCAAGACCAAAGGCGCGGCCAAATTGTTCCTCGCGAAATGCGGCTCGCGCTTCTTCCAATTTAGAGCGTCCTCCACCAAGAAGAATTTCAATACTCTTTTTATCCTCCGCTACGGAGGTATTTTTTATTTCGGATTCAAGTTCTATGAGTTTCTTCGTCGCCTTGGCAATTTCGTCTCCGGCCCTTTCTTTGGCTTCGCGTACCGTCTCGTCAAAATCGTCTTTAATGTCATCCAAGGCCTCTCTGATGTCATTGTCCATGTCTTCAAGCTCTTCCAGCGCCTCAAGGTCCTCCAAGTCATCAGAGGGATCTTTTTTTAGATGCTCTTTTAATTTTTCTTTAAATATCTTCTTGTCAAGCTCAAGGGCATGTTTTGTTGTTTTAGCAAGGTCTTTGTTTACCTCTTTTATTTTTTCTTCTTTAATTTCTTCAAATTCGTTGAAAAGTTTTTGATGCGTAACTACCCGGTCCGCCAATTTTTCAAGTAAAGTATCAACGTTTTTATTTTTTCCGCGTAGATTCTCCAGCCGCGCCGCAAGAGCTTTTTGCGCGTCAAGATAATTTTGGAGGGCAGCCTCAATAGCTTTTTCTTCTTCGGTAGAGGCAATCTTAGTCAGTTCCGCCAGCTTTTCGTCTGCAATCCTAAGTTCTATTTCGGCTTTTTTCACCGGGTCAAAGGCGAAGAAGAGTTTTATCCCGCGCCCCAAACTTTTTATGAAATAAAAGGGACTGGTGGGAAGCGTGGCGGGTTCCTCCACGCCAAGAGTTTTAAACACGTCAACCGGAGCATGCGCCGCGGCGTAAGAGACTGTAAGTAATAACGAAAGTAGAATAAAAGCAAAAAATACTTTTTTCATATTTTTTCCTGAACCGTTTTTTTAATAAATGCATCTAGGGTCATGTTTTGAATATTTTTGTCACCGCGTCTGCGCACGGAAACTGTTTTTGACCCCGCTTCCCGTTCACCAACGACAAGAATATAGGGAATTTTTTGAAGTTCTGCCTCGCGTATTTTTTTGCCTATAGTTTCGTTGCGGTCGTCAATCCAGAAACGTATATTTTCTTCACGAAGCGACCGAGCAAGCTCAAGACAGTATTTTTTGGTTGCATCGCTTACTGAAAGTAAAGACACTTGTATTGGCGAGAGCCAAAAAGGAAGGGCCCCCTTGAAGTGCTCAAGCAGTATCCCAATAAATCGTTCAAAAGACCCGAAAATTGCGCGATGAATCATGGCTGGCCTTTCCGGTTTCCCGCGCTCATTTATATACTCAAGTTTAAATCGTTCCGGCATCTGAAAATCAAGTTGGGCTGTTGCAATGGTCCAGACCCGTCCCAAAGAGTCTTTAATATCAAAATGAATTTTGGGTCCGTAAAAAGCGCCTTCGCCCTTGAGGATTTTATAGGGCAGGCCAACTTCGTCCAATGCCTCTCCCAATATTTTTTCCGCCTCTTTCCATGCCTGAATGTCACCAAGCGCCTTTTTGGGCTTGGTAGCCAGACCGTAACTGACGGGAAGTCCAAGATTTTTATAAAACTTCTGTGTCATAGTAAGAACTGCTACTAACTCCGATTTGATTTGATCGCGGCGGCAAAAAATATGAGCATCGTCCATGGTAATTTGGCGTACCCGAAGTAGACCCCCCAGAACCCCAGAGAGCTCATTGCGGTGGAGTCGGCCAATTTCTGCCAAGCGCAGGGGCAGGTCGCGATAGCTTCTTTTGGAACTGCTGTAGACCAGAGTGCTCTCCGGGCAGTTCATGGGCTTGAGCGCATAGATTTCTTTATCCACCTTGAGCTGAAAAATGTCGTCTTTAAAAAATTTCCAATGCCCAGATTTTTCAAAAAGTCCTTTCTTAACCATAATCGGGGTGGAAATTTCATGATAGCCGTATTGGTCCTGAAGCGAGCGTATATATTTTTCTAGCTCCTTTACAACCGTCATTCCTTTGGGATGCCAAAA
It includes:
- the murJ gene encoding murein biosynthesis integral membrane protein MurJ; this translates as MQSVNAAALLLGAAGLLSRLLGVLRDRLLAARFGAGGELDAYYAAFQIPDFLNVVFLLGAASAAVLPIFQEYLVKDREEARRLISDLVTIFLAGSLLVAALIFFLAPLIVPFIAPGFSPEKRVLTVTLTRLLLLSPVIFGISNVVSSVVQSFQRFWAYAIAPVLYNLGIILGIVVFVPVFGVAGLAFGVLAGAILHLGTQLLAVRSLGFSPRLGWQGITEGVKKVLKLSFPRVLSVSLSQLTLLILIAIGSTLVEGSISIFQLAQNLYFVPIGIFGISYSVAIFPRLSRVYIGRDARGFFYELFLGIRSIIFWMAPATVLFIVLRAHIVRVALGAGAFSWEDTRLTAAVLAVFSLSLFAGGLVSLLIKGFYALENTWRPLIINIFASVFSVALALIFSAVLGEASGFTQGLANLLRIPDVLDKRVVGLALGFSLGSAVNIWLLYGALKRLARKSFGHDQPLPLGEFLKIILAALVSGLAAYGVRLSFSETLPLITFVRVLVQGATAGVVGLATYFGILLLLKEETVFSLVGTLKRRLFRVGVLPAHWDGELHGPHPHQH
- the lepA gene encoding elongation factor 4 — translated: MDNNIRNFVIIAHIDHGKSTLADRFLELTGTVEKRRMREQFLDTMALERERGITIKMAPVRMGWQGYTFNLIDTPGHVDFTYEVSRALAAVEGAILLVDATQGIQAQTLANFQLAQKEGLVVIPAINKIDLPSAEIVRTEAEFVSLLGALPEDIYKISAKTGEGVEELLRAVIKKVPPPQNKNEEMLRALIFDSHFDPYQGVIAYVRIREGFVKKGERIFFLATNSTAEILETGVFMPERVPKNMLSAGEIGFLATGVKETERVRVGDTIAKNKSADSLTGYREPQAVVFASIFPENQDDYEPLRESLKKLKLNDAALTFEPEESGALGRGMRSGFLGVLHMEIVAERLRREYGLKVVFTNPSVAFRVKTKSSEDFIYSAAKMPQPHEIEWVKEPWVRVEVITPKEYLGTFGSLVSEKSGKISDTSNLAGERLLFKFEAPLREIIVDFYDKLKSVSQGFASMSYEIIDYRPADLVRMEILVAGQNQPALAEIVPRGKVYFTARERVQKLKELLPRELFAVAIQAEVEGRIIARETVPALKKDVTGYLYGGDRTRKMKLWKKQQKGKKKLKSRGRVEIPPEIFLKLLKK
- a CDS encoding Glu/Leu/Phe/Val dehydrogenase, which codes for METIINPRLIALKQLERVRPYIDIPQKIYLKLSYPERILKGRIVIDINDGSEASFLYFRSQHNTWLGPAKGGIRYHPDVTEDEVIALSMWMTWKCAVMGLPYGGGKGGIAPHFEDLTPERVAFLRNYFPKNMSRDVLQVLTRKYTEKIAPLIGPDSDIPAPDVNTNPQVMAWIMDEYSRLKGFTIPAVVTGKPVVLGGSLGRNEATARGTFITAQEALKYCGEKRPISSLTVAVQGFGNAGSITAKLFQRALFRVEAVSDSQGGIYNPRGLNISDVEKVKAETGSVINYKEADRISNGELLQLPVAILVPAALENVITAQNAPLIRAKIIAEAANGPTTPDADEILHANGVFVIPDILANAGGVTVSYYEWIQGREQDYWDEGTVLKKLEEQMVRAFKQVVAKHEQYKVNMRTAAYIHAVSRVVEAGKLRR
- a CDS encoding septum formation initiator family protein, with translation MPNISNKLKGSLPFHLLLFVIAGIIVYGVLKTLAHTLSLRQEASNSRAKIEELLQKKAELEAYLAELETPQALEREAKERLNLKRRGEEVVVVVPEKKDEDKSGGKMFLEKIKHLLEYIFK
- the miaA gene encoding tRNA (adenosine(37)-N6)-dimethylallyltransferase MiaA, translating into MSSRQKLIVIVGPTASGKSELAVRLAKKFNGEIISADSRQIYRGLDIGTGKISKKEMRGVPHHLLNVAEPKQQLTVVGFRRLAGQVVRGITSRGKIPIIVGGTGFWIDALIYNINLPTVPPNSRLRKKLVKKRPAELLKILQKLDPRRAKTIEQKNPRRLIRAIEVAKIMGEVPRLVKHSPYNVFWLGLRPSKTVLRRKIEARAATMIQKGLIKETKKLLRQGMSKKRIQELGFEYRGALSALEQKLPRSELLYYLVRYTLKYARRQMVWFRRNSKIHWIRSPSQLNGTNIKKTLFCFLASRSHPSKS
- the thrS gene encoding threonine--tRNA ligase, whose amino-acid sequence is MTKIDLPENDHRKWGQKLDLFSFHDVAPGAPFWHPKGMTVVKELEKYIRSLQDQYGYHEISTPIMVKKGLFEKSGHWKFFKDDIFQLKVDKEIYALKPMNCPESTLVYSSSKRSYRDLPLRLAEIGRLHRNELSGVLGGLLRVRQITMDDAHIFCRRDQIKSELVAVLTMTQKFYKNLGLPVSYGLATKPKKALGDIQAWKEAEKILGEALDEVGLPYKILKGEGAFYGPKIHFDIKDSLGRVWTIATAQLDFQMPERFKLEYINERGKPERPAMIHRAIFGSFERFIGILLEHFKGALPFWLSPIQVSLLSVSDATKKYCLELARSLREENIRFWIDDRNETIGKKIREAELQKIPYILVVGEREAGSKTVSVRRRGDKNIQNMTLDAFIKKTVQEKI